One genomic window of Mucilaginibacter terrenus includes the following:
- a CDS encoding response regulator transcription factor: MPTTEAIQIVLVDDHRLFRSGLVSLISSLGGYQILFEAANGEELTRKISPQLKPDIILLDINMPVMGGVETAQWLKANYPEVCVIVLSMFEDAEKVLTMVKLGVKGYLLKDSEPYEFEHALRKVSQGELYYPEFVTRHIVNSFNKNANEIKLNSRELEFLKLAGTELTYKEIADQMCISARTVDGYRDQLFEKLQIKSRVGLVLYAIKNNLVQL; encoded by the coding sequence ATGCCGACGACGGAAGCTATTCAAATAGTTTTAGTTGATGACCACCGCTTATTTCGCAGCGGCCTTGTGTCATTAATCAGCAGTCTTGGTGGCTACCAAATACTTTTCGAGGCCGCCAACGGCGAAGAGCTTACCCGTAAAATATCCCCGCAATTAAAGCCTGATATAATTTTATTGGACATAAACATGCCGGTTATGGGTGGTGTGGAAACCGCGCAGTGGCTAAAGGCCAATTACCCCGAGGTTTGCGTTATAGTACTATCCATGTTTGAGGATGCCGAAAAGGTGCTTACCATGGTAAAGCTGGGCGTTAAGGGTTATCTGCTTAAGGACTCTGAACCTTACGAATTTGAGCACGCGTTGCGCAAAGTTTCGCAAGGCGAACTGTATTACCCCGAATTTGTTACCCGCCATATTGTAAACAGTTTTAATAAAAACGCGAACGAAATTAAACTGAACAGCCGCGAACTTGAGTTTTTAAAACTTGCCGGTACCGAACTTACCTACAAAGAAATTGCCGACCAGATGTGCATCAGCGCGCGCACTGTAGATGGCTACCGCGACCAGCTTTTTGAAAAACTGCAGATAAAAAGCCGCGTAGGCCTTGTATTATACGCTATTAAAAATAACCTGGTACAGTTGTAA
- a CDS encoding Nif3-like dinuclear metal center hexameric protein, translating into MKLAQLTAYLESLAPLAYQEDYDNSGLIVGNPEQEVHQALVSLDCTEAVVDEAIANGYQVIISHHPIVFKGIKKFNGKTYVERVVEKAIRNNIALYAIHTNLDNIMTGVNARICETLGLVNTRILSPKTGLLKKLVTYVPVAQAEQVRSALFEAGAGHIGNYSETSFNAEGFGTFKADENATPFVGEPGKRHREHEIRIETIYPANLESKIIMALVLSHPYEEVAYDLYHVTNQHQQIGSGMIGELENAEQAEVFLGLVKQKMNAAVIRHTALTGKPIRKVAVCGGSGGFLLKHAIAAGADIFITADYKYHEFFDAEGKIVIADIGHFESEQFTQQLLCEIIQKKFVNFAVRLTTVNTNPVKYFI; encoded by the coding sequence ATGAAGTTAGCACAACTTACAGCTTACCTGGAAAGCCTTGCGCCACTGGCTTACCAGGAAGATTACGATAACAGCGGCCTTATTGTAGGCAATCCTGAGCAGGAAGTTCATCAGGCGCTGGTATCCTTAGATTGCACCGAAGCAGTGGTTGATGAGGCAATTGCCAACGGTTACCAGGTGATCATCTCGCACCATCCAATAGTTTTTAAAGGGATAAAGAAGTTTAACGGGAAAACGTATGTAGAACGCGTGGTAGAGAAAGCGATCCGCAACAACATCGCGCTTTATGCCATACACACCAACCTGGATAATATTATGACGGGCGTAAATGCCCGTATTTGCGAAACCCTGGGCCTGGTGAATACGCGTATACTCTCACCTAAAACCGGACTGCTAAAAAAACTGGTTACCTATGTGCCGGTTGCGCAAGCCGAGCAGGTACGGTCGGCGTTGTTTGAAGCAGGGGCTGGTCATATTGGCAACTACAGCGAAACAAGTTTCAACGCGGAAGGATTTGGCACTTTTAAAGCTGACGAGAACGCTACACCTTTTGTGGGTGAGCCGGGCAAACGCCACCGCGAGCACGAAATACGGATTGAAACCATCTATCCCGCCAATCTGGAAAGTAAGATCATTATGGCGCTTGTGCTCTCGCATCCTTACGAGGAAGTGGCGTATGACCTGTATCACGTTACCAATCAGCACCAGCAAATTGGCAGCGGCATGATAGGTGAGCTGGAAAACGCGGAACAGGCTGAAGTTTTCTTAGGTCTTGTGAAGCAAAAAATGAATGCCGCAGTAATACGTCACACCGCTTTAACGGGTAAACCTATCCGTAAAGTAGCGGTTTGCGGCGGTTCGGGCGGCTTCCTGCTCAAGCATGCTATTGCTGCCGGGGCAGACATTTTTATAACCGCCGATTACAAATACCACGAGTTTTTTGATGCTGAGGGAAAGATAGTGATTGCCGACATCGGACATTTTGAAAGTGAGCAATTTACGCAGCAATTATTGTGTGAAATTATTCAGAAAAAATTTGTTAACTTTGCCGTCCGTTTAACAACAGTGAATACAAACCCCGTCAAATATTTTATTTAA
- a CDS encoding sensor histidine kinase, translating to MFNSSLLMLQEEISPISIIIAGTIMLLLLGMFIVSFLFFYQRRHNANIAAREQLKSAFKQELLQSQVEMQEQTLNYVSREIHDNITQVLSFVKMNLAINGNLSDEDKSRKVDESRKLVSQAITDLRDLSKSLSFEHIAELGLVKTISIEADRLNKSGLMEATLTVEGSPVSLGDQRELVIFRIFQEALNNSLKHSGARQLKIGLQYSEHLFNLTIADDGAGFTVDTFKDGGSGLRNMQNRAALIGGAAQISSAPGEGCCITITIDPLLQQQYADDGSYSNSFS from the coding sequence ATGTTTAACAGCAGTCTTCTTATGCTTCAGGAAGAGATCAGCCCGATAAGTATCATTATAGCGGGTACTATTATGCTGTTGCTGCTGGGGATGTTTATTGTTAGCTTCCTGTTTTTTTATCAGCGCAGGCACAATGCAAACATTGCGGCCCGGGAACAGTTAAAGTCGGCGTTCAAGCAGGAACTTCTTCAATCGCAGGTGGAAATGCAGGAGCAGACCCTTAATTACGTGAGCAGGGAAATACATGACAATATTACCCAGGTACTATCCTTTGTTAAAATGAACCTGGCTATTAACGGCAATTTGAGTGATGAGGATAAAAGCCGCAAGGTTGACGAGAGCCGCAAGCTGGTGTCGCAAGCCATTACAGACCTGCGCGATTTATCTAAAAGCCTGAGCTTTGAGCACATAGCCGAGCTTGGCCTGGTTAAAACCATCAGCATAGAGGCAGACCGGTTAAACAAAAGCGGCTTGATGGAGGCAACGCTTACAGTTGAAGGCAGCCCCGTAAGCCTGGGCGACCAGCGGGAGCTGGTTATCTTCCGTATCTTCCAGGAAGCGCTTAATAACAGCCTTAAGCACTCCGGTGCAAGGCAGCTAAAAATTGGCTTGCAGTATTCTGAACATTTGTTTAATTTAACCATCGCTGATGATGGTGCCGGGTTTACTGTTGATACGTTTAAAGATGGTGGATCTGGCCTCAGAAATATGCAAAACAGAGCAGCCTTGATAGGTGGCGCTGCACAAATTAGCAGCGCGCCTGGTGAGGGTTGTTGTATTACAATTACTATTGACCCCCTCTTACAACAACAATATGCCGACGACGGAAGCTATTCAAATAGTTTTAGTTGA
- a CDS encoding PA0069 family radical SAM protein, translating to MSHEENPEFFKGRGAQVNTHNRFLKSKYVLEHPEGLDEQLLENTTTQLFEETPKKIVSESNSPDLSHFFSINPYQGCEHGCIYCYARNSHEYFGFSAGLDFERKIIVKRNAPELLETYFNRRGYQPVPIVLSGNTDCYQPIERKVKITRALLEVFLKYRNPVSIITKNNLVLRDIDILSQMAKMKLAHVNVSLNSLNEQLRQKLEPRTVTATGRLAVIQRLSEAGIPVRIMVAPIIPGLNSNEVPDIIKAAADRGAVSAGFTIVRLNGAIAEIFTDWVHKAFPDRAEKVLNMIKACHDGNLNDSDFGRRMSGSGPIANSIHQMYRMACTRFLAGRDMPEYDLSLFTPKNGKQTSMF from the coding sequence ATGTCGCATGAGGAAAACCCGGAGTTTTTTAAGGGTAGAGGGGCCCAGGTAAATACACACAACCGCTTTTTAAAAAGTAAGTATGTTTTAGAACACCCCGAAGGGTTGGACGAACAACTGCTGGAAAATACCACTACACAGCTTTTTGAGGAAACACCGAAAAAAATTGTTAGCGAAAGCAATAGCCCGGACCTAAGCCATTTCTTTTCTATCAATCCTTACCAGGGTTGCGAACACGGGTGTATATACTGCTACGCGCGCAATAGCCACGAGTATTTTGGCTTTAGTGCCGGGCTTGATTTTGAACGCAAGATAATTGTAAAGCGAAACGCCCCGGAGTTGCTGGAGACGTATTTTAACCGCCGCGGTTACCAACCGGTGCCTATTGTGCTATCGGGCAATACAGACTGCTACCAGCCTATAGAACGCAAAGTAAAGATAACCCGTGCGCTACTGGAGGTGTTCCTTAAATACCGCAACCCGGTAAGCATTATCACCAAAAATAACCTGGTGCTGCGTGATATAGATATCCTGTCGCAAATGGCAAAGATGAAGCTGGCGCATGTAAACGTATCTCTTAATTCGCTTAACGAGCAGTTGCGCCAAAAACTGGAGCCACGTACTGTTACCGCAACCGGCAGGCTGGCCGTTATACAGCGCCTCTCCGAAGCAGGCATCCCCGTGCGAATTATGGTAGCACCCATTATACCGGGGCTAAATAGCAACGAGGTTCCCGATATTATAAAGGCCGCTGCCGACCGTGGTGCCGTATCGGCAGGGTTTACTATTGTAAGGCTTAACGGTGCCATAGCCGAAATATTTACCGACTGGGTGCACAAGGCCTTCCCCGATCGCGCCGAAAAGGTACTGAACATGATTAAGGCCTGCCACGATGGCAACCTAAATGATAGTGACTTTGGCCGCCGCATGAGCGGCAGCGGGCCAATAGCCAACTCCATTCATCAAATGTACCGGATGGCCTGCACGCGGTTTTTAGCCGGTCGGGACATGCCGGAGTATGACCTTAGTTTGTTTACGCCTAAAAATGGAAAGCAGACGAGTATGTTTTGA
- the ftsH gene encoding ATP-dependent zinc metalloprotease FtsH, giving the protein MKDKDTKADGQKPIRKISNKKISPKPPKFNLMWLYAIAILGLLVVPTLLGGNSGKPIDFQRFSNDMLKKHDVAKLIAYKNGDLVVAEVYIKKDSLNKPEYADANKNQRGLSMASDGPQYYFTDASYESLKQSITNAEKDVPDALKTPIQYEQGKENLLSNWLVQCIIMAVLLVGVWLFIMRRMGSGGGGGPGGQIFNIGKSKATLFDKEAQVSVTFNDVAGLEEAKQEVMEIVDFLKNPKKYTNLGGKIPKGALLVGSPGTGKTLLAKAVAGEAQVPFFSLSGSDFVEMFVGVGASRVRDLFRQAKDKAPCIIFIDEIDAIGRARGKNNIVGGNDERENTLNQLLVEMDGFGTDSGIIILAATNRPDVLDSALLRPGRFDRQVSIDKPDLVGREQIFKVHLKPVKLADGVDAKKLSAQTPGFAGAEIANVCNEAALIAARKNKEAVDMQDFQDAIDRVIGGLEKKNKIISPEEKRIVAYHEAGHAIAGWFLEHADPLVKVSIVPRGVAALGYAQYLPKEQFLYTTEQLLDGMCMTMGGRVAEDIVFGKISTGAQNDLERITKLGYAMVTIYGMNEKVGNVSFNDTQGEYQFNKPYSDKTSELIDNEVRNLINDVYARTKQLLTEKREGLEKLANKLIEKEILFQSDLEELLGKRPFDNRTTYDEFVNGEGESNQDPVAQNLVHEGVGDHSGTFSRNPGESKEPSTSNE; this is encoded by the coding sequence CTAGGCGGAAATAGCGGTAAACCTATCGACTTTCAGCGGTTCAGCAACGACATGCTGAAAAAGCATGACGTTGCTAAACTAATAGCTTACAAAAACGGCGACCTTGTAGTAGCAGAAGTTTACATTAAAAAAGACAGCCTAAACAAGCCGGAATACGCCGACGCTAACAAGAACCAGCGTGGCTTAAGTATGGCATCAGACGGTCCTCAGTATTACTTTACAGATGCTTCTTACGAAAGCCTTAAACAGTCAATCACTAATGCTGAAAAAGACGTTCCGGATGCGTTGAAAACGCCTATCCAGTACGAGCAAGGTAAAGAAAACCTGTTGAGTAACTGGCTGGTACAATGCATTATAATGGCCGTATTGCTGGTTGGCGTTTGGTTGTTTATTATGCGCAGAATGGGCAGCGGTGGTGGTGGCGGCCCGGGCGGCCAGATATTTAATATCGGTAAATCTAAAGCTACCCTTTTTGATAAAGAAGCGCAAGTATCTGTGACCTTTAACGATGTTGCCGGCCTGGAAGAAGCCAAACAAGAGGTAATGGAAATTGTCGACTTCCTTAAAAATCCTAAGAAATACACCAATCTGGGTGGTAAAATTCCAAAAGGCGCCTTGCTGGTAGGTTCTCCGGGTACAGGTAAAACGTTGCTTGCTAAAGCTGTAGCAGGCGAAGCACAGGTACCATTCTTCTCACTGTCCGGTTCTGATTTTGTGGAGATGTTTGTTGGTGTGGGTGCTTCTCGTGTGCGTGACTTATTCCGCCAGGCTAAAGATAAGGCACCATGTATCATCTTTATAGATGAGATTGATGCTATCGGTCGCGCCCGTGGTAAAAACAATATTGTGGGTGGTAACGACGAGCGTGAGAACACCCTGAACCAGTTATTGGTAGAAATGGATGGTTTTGGTACCGATTCCGGTATTATCATCCTTGCTGCAACTAACCGTCCGGATGTATTAGACTCAGCTTTGCTTCGTCCCGGTCGTTTTGACAGGCAGGTTTCTATTGACAAACCAGATTTGGTTGGTCGTGAGCAGATTTTTAAAGTGCATTTAAAGCCAGTTAAATTAGCTGATGGTGTTGATGCCAAAAAACTATCTGCACAAACCCCGGGCTTTGCAGGTGCCGAGATAGCCAATGTTTGTAACGAAGCCGCTTTGATAGCTGCCCGTAAAAACAAGGAAGCTGTTGACATGCAGGACTTCCAGGATGCTATAGACCGTGTTATTGGCGGATTGGAGAAAAAGAATAAGATCATATCTCCTGAAGAGAAACGCATCGTGGCATACCACGAAGCTGGTCATGCTATTGCAGGCTGGTTTCTGGAACATGCTGATCCGTTGGTAAAAGTGTCAATAGTGCCGCGTGGTGTAGCAGCATTAGGTTACGCTCAATACTTGCCCAAAGAACAGTTCCTGTACACTACAGAGCAACTGCTTGACGGTATGTGCATGACTATGGGCGGCCGTGTTGCTGAGGACATTGTTTTCGGAAAAATATCAACCGGTGCACAAAATGACCTGGAGCGTATTACTAAACTTGGCTATGCCATGGTGACTATATACGGTATGAACGAGAAAGTTGGTAATGTATCTTTCAACGATACACAAGGCGAGTACCAGTTCAACAAGCCATATTCTGACAAGACATCTGAGCTTATTGATAACGAAGTGCGTAACCTTATTAACGATGTTTATGCGCGTACCAAACAATTGCTTACAGAAAAGCGTGAGGGTTTAGAGAAGCTGGCTAACAAGCTGATTGAAAAAGAAATCTTGTTCCAGTCAGACCTGGAAGAATTGTTGGGTAAACGCCCGTTTGATAATCGTACCACTTACGACGAGTTTGTAAACGGCGAAGGTGAATCTAACCAGGACCCTGTTGCGCAAAACCTGGTGCATGAAGGTGTTGGGGATCATTCGGGTACCTTTAGCAGGAACCCTGGCGAAAGCAAAGAACCAAGCACATCTAACGAATAA
- a CDS encoding zinc ribbon domain-containing protein codes for MEQTVEQKLKALYDLQTIHTKIDKIRQVRGELPMEVADLEDDVAGLETRIQKIKNELDDLEDEIVTRKNLIKEAQANTKKYEAQLNEVKNNREYDAISKEIEIQGLDVQVSEKKIREFGFEIASKTTIYEKALADLEARRADLQAKKDELGTITAETEKDENELTSQVEKATANIEERLLIAYNRLRNNAKNGLAVVTIQRDSCSGCFNQIPPQRQSDIRQRKKIIVCEHCGRILVDEQMALEEENAQ; via the coding sequence ATGGAACAAACCGTAGAACAAAAGCTTAAGGCTTTATACGACCTGCAAACTATCCACACAAAAATTGACAAGATACGCCAGGTAAGAGGCGAATTGCCAATGGAAGTTGCCGACCTGGAAGATGATGTTGCCGGGCTTGAAACCCGCATTCAGAAAATAAAAAATGAGCTTGACGATCTTGAGGACGAAATTGTAACCCGCAAGAACCTTATTAAAGAGGCGCAGGCGAACACTAAAAAATACGAAGCACAGCTTAACGAGGTTAAGAACAACCGCGAGTACGACGCTATATCAAAAGAAATTGAGATACAGGGCCTTGATGTACAGGTAAGCGAAAAGAAGATACGTGAGTTTGGTTTTGAGATAGCATCTAAAACCACTATTTACGAGAAAGCACTTGCCGACCTTGAAGCACGCCGTGCTGACCTGCAGGCTAAAAAAGACGAGTTGGGCACCATTACAGCTGAAACTGAAAAGGACGAGAACGAGTTGACATCTCAGGTAGAGAAAGCAACTGCTAACATAGAAGAGCGCCTGCTTATTGCTTACAACCGTTTACGTAACAACGCTAAGAACGGCCTTGCAGTAGTAACCATCCAGCGCGATTCTTGCTCAGGTTGCTTTAACCAGATCCCGCCACAGCGCCAGAGCGATATTCGCCAGCGCAAAAAGATCATCGTATGCGAGCATTGCGGCCGTATATTGGTAGACGAGCAAATGGCGCTTGAAGAAGAGAACGCACAATAA
- a CDS encoding metallophosphoesterase: protein MRRFLQKLLYKPIARLADKYSSRPDKERVNKALDELHQSISTNDGKKGPVIPFDPMRDKFIILSDQHKGARDGADMFAKAAGNYLNALDYYYQQNYFYINLGDSEELWGNIFLTVKRHNKATFEKEKLFIDADRFVKIFGNHDLYWGNDPLAAVSLTQIYGKAIRIYEGALLQTKVNNKPLSIFMTHGHQGDLQSDGNWFSKWFVSNIWGPLQAYLEINPNTPAFSNQLKTDHNRIMYEWSAQRKDMLLITGHTHQPVFRSLTQLEILYSDLEDAKTANKLEKAAELEKKITALHLKAGEQPNFNGYLDTYFNTGCCCFDDGDITGIEIADGCIRLIKWSYKNKQSERVVLEECKLGELTL from the coding sequence ATGCGCCGTTTTTTGCAAAAATTGCTTTATAAACCTATTGCCCGGCTGGCCGATAAGTATTCTTCCCGCCCTGATAAGGAAAGAGTGAACAAAGCGCTTGATGAGCTTCACCAAAGCATTTCCACCAACGACGGAAAGAAGGGGCCGGTTATTCCTTTTGATCCCATGCGCGACAAGTTTATCATACTTTCGGATCAGCACAAGGGTGCCCGTGACGGTGCAGACATGTTTGCCAAAGCTGCCGGCAATTACCTCAACGCGCTGGACTATTATTATCAGCAAAACTATTTTTACATTAACCTTGGCGATAGCGAGGAGTTATGGGGAAACATATTCCTAACCGTTAAGCGGCACAATAAGGCGACATTTGAGAAAGAGAAGCTGTTTATTGACGCAGACAGGTTTGTGAAGATATTTGGCAATCACGACCTGTACTGGGGTAACGACCCGCTTGCTGCGGTAAGCCTCACGCAAATTTACGGCAAAGCCATCAGGATATATGAAGGTGCCTTGCTGCAAACAAAGGTAAACAATAAGCCGCTATCCATATTTATGACCCATGGGCACCAGGGCGATCTTCAAAGTGATGGCAACTGGTTCAGCAAGTGGTTTGTGTCAAACATATGGGGGCCACTACAAGCCTACCTGGAAATAAACCCTAATACGCCGGCATTTAGTAATCAGCTTAAAACCGACCACAACCGTATTATGTACGAGTGGAGCGCCCAACGTAAGGACATGCTGCTGATAACCGGGCACACACACCAGCCTGTGTTCCGCTCTCTAACTCAGCTGGAAATATTATACAGTGACCTGGAAGATGCCAAAACCGCTAATAAGCTGGAGAAGGCGGCTGAGTTGGAAAAGAAAATAACGGCTCTGCATCTAAAGGCCGGCGAACAGCCCAACTTTAACGGCTACCTGGATACTTACTTTAACACCGGCTGCTGCTGCTTTGACGATGGCGATATTACCGGCATCGAGATTGCCGATGGTTGTATCCGGCTTATTAAATGGAGTTACAAAAATAAGCAAAGCGAGCGGGTGGTTCTGGAAGAGTGCAAGCTTGGTGAGCTAACATTATAA
- a CDS encoding DUF4928 family protein, with protein MNMQSLPEEFLHWYQSLTFVKANGGPANGSIATALVILNRLQNDYDLDFNNHVAKGGMQIKGASGIAVAAILKSFGEQRPFAKEGGRTNRGGPSEVKTLLNALSHLRLNQLSDGERNVILTAMQRFLVDKVIEFHNRQKIKFVFNPELSTWSTIHNLLKTAVHEGKAGYVAQHLIGAKLQLRFPEIKISNESGITADMQTSRPGDFLIGSTAFHVTVAPMQPVFEKCKHNISQGFKPFLIVPDNKLIGTRQNAEQICQQQITVESIESFVSQNIEEISVFNKGDILLRLRDLIKIYNHRVDQIETDKSLMIEIPSNLI; from the coding sequence ATGAATATGCAAAGCCTGCCTGAGGAGTTTTTACATTGGTATCAATCTCTAACCTTTGTAAAAGCAAATGGTGGGCCAGCAAATGGAAGTATAGCAACAGCATTAGTGATATTAAACCGACTGCAGAATGATTATGACCTAGATTTTAATAATCATGTTGCTAAGGGAGGGATGCAAATAAAGGGGGCGAGTGGGATTGCCGTAGCAGCTATTTTAAAATCTTTTGGAGAACAAAGGCCATTTGCCAAGGAAGGTGGACGCACAAATAGAGGCGGGCCATCTGAGGTAAAGACACTGCTAAATGCTTTGTCGCATTTGCGTCTTAATCAATTAAGTGATGGTGAAAGAAATGTTATATTAACTGCGATGCAGCGTTTCTTAGTTGATAAGGTTATTGAATTTCACAACAGGCAGAAAATAAAGTTCGTGTTTAATCCGGAACTTTCCACTTGGTCAACTATCCACAATTTATTGAAAACTGCGGTTCATGAGGGGAAAGCCGGCTATGTAGCACAACACCTAATAGGTGCAAAGCTTCAATTGCGCTTTCCTGAAATTAAGATTTCAAATGAGTCTGGAATCACAGCGGATATGCAAACAAGTCGTCCCGGCGATTTTCTTATTGGTAGTACTGCATTTCATGTTACTGTCGCACCAATGCAGCCTGTTTTTGAAAAATGCAAACACAATATTTCACAAGGTTTCAAGCCATTTTTGATAGTTCCTGATAACAAGCTAATTGGAACAAGGCAAAATGCAGAGCAAATTTGTCAACAACAAATTACAGTAGAATCTATTGAATCTTTCGTGTCTCAAAACATAGAAGAAATAAGTGTTTTTAACAAGGGCGATATTCTTTTACGTCTTAGAGATCTAATCAAAATTTATAATCATAGAGTTGATCAAATAGAAACTGATAAATCTCTGATGATAGAAATACCCTCAAACCTAATATAG
- a CDS encoding DNA cytosine methyltransferase, with protein sequence MVKKIIDKNVIEFFAGIGLMRSGLEKADWQVTYANDIDPVKKKLYTNNFLNSESHFVLEDIHNLSEESMPSASLATASFPCTDLSVAGKREGLNGQHSSAFWGFIRILTEMGERRPNLVLLENVVGFLTSHNGDDLKDALLALNCIGYAVDVFIINAVHFVPQSRVRLFIVGKYTGVCREPQLRHLFPPTDIRPKKLVNFVFNHPEINWDINHELPPLPSLSLSLKQIVQEVEDQSKAWWSTERVNYFLNQTFERHFIKLIQLRDKQEVSYLTAFRRKRNGKSMAEIRFDGIAGCLRTPKGGSARQILIHVGRGEIKIRLLNPLECARLMGADDFTITGTDQEALFGFGDAVCVPVITWIGEKYLTPTLIKLTKQFRLTSENIDEYAKPA encoded by the coding sequence ATGGTGAAAAAAATTATTGATAAAAATGTTATCGAGTTTTTTGCAGGCATTGGACTGATGAGATCAGGACTTGAAAAAGCTGATTGGCAAGTCACATATGCTAACGATATTGATCCTGTAAAAAAGAAGCTTTACACCAATAACTTTTTAAATTCAGAAAGTCATTTTGTTTTAGAGGATATTCATAATTTGTCAGAAGAATCAATGCCGTCGGCTTCACTAGCGACTGCATCTTTTCCTTGCACAGATTTATCAGTTGCTGGGAAGAGAGAAGGATTAAACGGGCAGCACTCTTCTGCTTTTTGGGGATTTATAAGAATATTAACTGAAATGGGAGAAAGGCGTCCCAATTTGGTACTGTTAGAAAACGTAGTCGGCTTCCTAACATCTCATAATGGCGACGATTTGAAGGACGCCCTTCTAGCACTGAATTGTATTGGATATGCCGTAGATGTATTTATTATAAATGCTGTACATTTTGTGCCTCAAAGTAGGGTTAGATTGTTTATTGTCGGCAAATATACTGGAGTTTGTAGAGAGCCGCAACTGCGTCATCTTTTCCCACCCACTGACATTAGACCGAAAAAACTAGTGAATTTCGTATTCAACCATCCAGAGATTAATTGGGACATAAACCATGAATTACCGCCCTTGCCATCACTATCTTTATCGTTAAAGCAGATTGTTCAGGAAGTTGAGGATCAATCGAAAGCATGGTGGAGTACTGAAAGAGTAAATTATTTTTTAAATCAAACCTTTGAACGACACTTTATTAAATTGATTCAATTAAGGGATAAACAGGAAGTTTCTTATTTGACAGCATTTAGACGGAAGCGAAATGGAAAGTCCATGGCAGAAATTAGATTTGATGGAATAGCAGGTTGTTTAAGAACACCAAAAGGAGGTAGCGCACGGCAAATTCTTATCCATGTTGGTAGAGGCGAAATAAAAATAAGACTATTGAACCCTTTAGAATGCGCAAGACTAATGGGAGCGGATGATTTTACAATAACAGGAACTGATCAAGAGGCATTATTCGGCTTTGGTGATGCCGTTTGTGTGCCAGTTATTACTTGGATAGGAGAAAAATACCTAACACCTACACTTATAAAATTAACCAAACAATTCAGATTAACTTCAGAAAATATTGATGAATATGCAAAGCCTGCCTGA
- a CDS encoding LutC/YkgG family protein, with product MRDITTSKEKLLKKVRKALLEKRDNPYPNLEELPMYPPAEDILEVIFAEQFTAVSGQFVFCEDEVQFIENLLELAEERKWHKIYCWEPALQQLLATYEYPYFETDKNFDQADVGFTLCEALIARNGSILLSNGNAAGRRLSIYPPVHIVLAYTSQMVLDVKDGLKLIKQKYGPNIPSMITNVTGPSRTADIEKTLVLGAHGPKELFVFLLDG from the coding sequence ATGAGGGATATCACAACATCGAAAGAAAAACTGCTTAAAAAGGTGCGCAAAGCCCTTTTAGAGAAGCGTGATAACCCTTATCCAAACCTGGAAGAATTGCCCATGTATCCTCCTGCGGAGGACATATTAGAGGTAATATTTGCCGAGCAGTTTACCGCTGTAAGCGGCCAGTTTGTGTTTTGTGAGGACGAGGTACAGTTTATAGAAAACCTGCTTGAACTAGCCGAAGAACGCAAGTGGCACAAGATATACTGCTGGGAACCAGCACTTCAACAACTGCTTGCTACTTACGAGTACCCTTACTTTGAAACCGACAAGAACTTTGACCAGGCTGACGTTGGCTTTACTTTGTGCGAAGCCCTTATAGCCCGAAATGGTAGTATACTGCTTTCTAACGGCAATGCCGCCGGGCGCCGTTTAAGTATTTATCCACCTGTGCATATTGTATTGGCTTACACCTCCCAAATGGTGCTTGACGTTAAAGACGGCCTTAAACTAATCAAGCAAAAGTACGGGCCGAACATCCCATCAATGATTACTAATGTAACAGGGCCAAGCCGCACTGCCGATATTGAAAAAACCCTGGTTTTAGGAGCGCATGGACCAAAAGAATTGTTCGTGTTCCTGCTGGATGGGTAA